The Coffea arabica cultivar ET-39 chromosome 8e, Coffea Arabica ET-39 HiFi, whole genome shotgun sequence genome window below encodes:
- the LOC113704052 gene encoding uncharacterized protein isoform X1, protein MDSSASSPPDTKPLVPPALAVEVSHAGNPPSPTPVETSLGVVHSLWYCFSSLGMLVLLYGVVYSVHIVVNDRIVEPILGYWIGYCQQILMFCLYYYRRHSPYRCIGRLVKSMVEVISVSVALALRQFVGYNINNLILLIGSTIVLHGFVQFMHVAYDISALDTLLGLLMQVLIYTMGGEMYMSAAIYLSCLGVIVYRYASYSAPALPVLEYKSLLSQRC, encoded by the exons ATGGACTCGTCAGCTTCTTCCCCTCCTGACACTAAACCCCTCGTTCCCCCTGCACTTGCAGTTGAAGTTTCACATGCTGGTAACCCTCCATCGCCCACTCCAGTCGAAACTTCTTTAG GAGTGGTTCATAGTTTGTGGTATTGCTTCAGTTCACTGGGTATGTTGGTACTTCTTTACGGGGTTGTGTATAGTGTACACATCGTGGTCAACGATCGGATAGTTGAACCTATCTTGGGTTATTGGATTGGGTATTGTCAGCAAATACTGATGTTTTGTCTATACTACTATAGAAGGCATTCTCCATATCGGTGTATTGGGAGACTTGTAAAGTCTATGGTTGAGGTGATTAGTGTCTCTGTTGCTTTGGCGCTCCGGCAATTTGTGGGGTATAATATCAACAACCTTATTCTGTTGATAGGATCCACTATTGTCCTTCATGGCTTTGTCCAGTTTATGCATGTGGCATACGATATCAGTGCATTGGACACATTGCTGGGACTACTCATGCAAGTTCTCATTTATACCATGGGTGGAGAAATGTACATGTCAGCTGCTATATATCTGTCTTGTCTTGGAGTTATTGTCTATCGGTATGCTTCCTATTCTGCACCAGCCTTGCCTGTTCTAGAATACAAGAGCTTGCTGTCCCAGCGTTGTTGA
- the LOC113704052 gene encoding uncharacterized protein isoform X2, with protein MDSSASSPPDTKPLVPPALAVEVSHAGVVHSLWYCFSSLGMLVLLYGVVYSVHIVVNDRIVEPILGYWIGYCQQILMFCLYYYRRHSPYRCIGRLVKSMVEVISVSVALALRQFVGYNINNLILLIGSTIVLHGFVQFMHVAYDISALDTLLGLLMQVLIYTMGGEMYMSAAIYLSCLGVIVYRYASYSAPALPVLEYKSLLSQRC; from the exons ATGGACTCGTCAGCTTCTTCCCCTCCTGACACTAAACCCCTCGTTCCCCCTGCACTTGCAGTTGAAGTTTCACATGCTG GAGTGGTTCATAGTTTGTGGTATTGCTTCAGTTCACTGGGTATGTTGGTACTTCTTTACGGGGTTGTGTATAGTGTACACATCGTGGTCAACGATCGGATAGTTGAACCTATCTTGGGTTATTGGATTGGGTATTGTCAGCAAATACTGATGTTTTGTCTATACTACTATAGAAGGCATTCTCCATATCGGTGTATTGGGAGACTTGTAAAGTCTATGGTTGAGGTGATTAGTGTCTCTGTTGCTTTGGCGCTCCGGCAATTTGTGGGGTATAATATCAACAACCTTATTCTGTTGATAGGATCCACTATTGTCCTTCATGGCTTTGTCCAGTTTATGCATGTGGCATACGATATCAGTGCATTGGACACATTGCTGGGACTACTCATGCAAGTTCTCATTTATACCATGGGTGGAGAAATGTACATGTCAGCTGCTATATATCTGTCTTGTCTTGGAGTTATTGTCTATCGGTATGCTTCCTATTCTGCACCAGCCTTGCCTGTTCTAGAATACAAGAGCTTGCTGTCCCAGCGTTGTTGA